A window of Microbacterium sp. BK668 genomic DNA:
CCGGGGAAGAGCGCGGCCATCAGCGGCTAAGCCCCGACGCCGACCTACTGCTCGACGGGACACTCAACCACCCGAAGTCGTACAGCATCGCCGCGCTGCTACATCCCGAACTCGCCGCCGAGTTCGAAGCGCTGCAGGACCGACTGCGTGACCGCATCCTGCTCACGTGGCAGACCGAGCTCAACGCGCGGCGCGGGCACGGAGGGCTCATCCGCGAGGAGATCACCCGCATCGAAGTGGTCGAGCTGCGGCATAGGCGCTCACGCGCGCTCGACCCGCACATCCACCGTCACCTCTGGCTGAACATCAAGGTCCTCGGTGTGGACGGCAAGTGGTCGAACCTCGACTCGCGCGTCGCGATGAAACTGCACACCGTCGTCAACGCCGAGGGCGAGCTCGCCACCCGCACCGATCCCGCCTGGATCGCCGCGCTCGCCCGGCACGGATACACGCTCGACAACACTGGCGAGATCGCCAAACTCGCCAGCGCTATCCGACGCGTCTCGCGTCGGTCGGCGCAAATCGAAGGAAACCGCGCGCGCCTAACCGCGGAGTGGTCGGCGGCACACAACGGATCTGCACCGAGTTCGGAGGTGCTGCAGCAGATCGATCGGCGCGCGTGGGCGGTATCGCGTCCGAACAAGCCGACAGATCTCGATGAGGCGTTGTGGGAGGCGCGCGTCCACGACGAGATCGCAGCGATCGATCCGGATCTGACCATCCCCCGCGCAGCCATCTCCGTTGCTGCAACAGCCCCGCATGCCGTCGCCCTAGATCTGCTCGCGGCACAGGCGGTCGTCGACGCGGACGAACGGTCCACATCATGCGGCGGGAGGTTCAGCATCTTCGACATCCGCGCCGGCGCAATACGCGCGCTCTCGCGCACCGGCGTCGTTGCGGAGCGCGACCGGCTCGATGGCGTGATCACCGAGATCACGGAGCGTGCCACGCGTTCCGCCCATCGGCTCGTTACGGATGATCCGCCGGCACACGTGAAGGCGTTCATGGCGACGGAGACCGTACGCGCCAAGGTGCGTCTCGCCGGCCGCTTAGACGTGCTCGCCCGGCCGGGGCGCTCCCTGCTGCTTGGCGAATTGCAGCGGTTCGCACGGAACGAGGAGCTGTCGACACTGGACGCGTCGCAACGCGTTGCCGCGTGCGCCATCGCGGGCACGGACGGGCTCGTGACGGTGACCGGCCCCGCCGGCGCGGGCAAGACGACGATGCTGCGCGCTGCCTTCGGGGCGCTCACTTCGCATCGGCGGCAGATGCTCGTCGTTGCTCCCACGCGGAAGGCGGCATCGGTGGCGTCTCGCGAGGTCGGGGCCGCGGCATCCAGTATTCATGCCCTGCTCTCGGGTCACGGCTACCGATGGGGCACCGACGAGGCCGGCGCGAAGGTGTGGACCAGGCTTCGCGTGGGTGAACTAGATCCCAGCATGGGCGCCGTGTACGGCGGACCAACGCACTACGTGTTGCGTTCTCACGATCGGATCGTCGTCGACGAAGCCGGCATGGTCGACCTGCAGACGGCGAACGTCCTCGTTGATCTCGCGATCGAGCAGGGTGTCGGGCTGGCCTTCGTGGGTGACACGCGTCAGGCGTTGCCGGTCGGACATGCGGGCGCAATGGGTTCCGCGATCCGGCACGCGAACGCTGCGGTCGAGCTCGACACGGTGCACCGGTTCCGTGATCCCGACTACGCGGCGCTCACGCTGCGGCTCCGGGATGCTGGTGATCGCGAGCGTGCGCTGGCGGTTGCGGGCGAGCTTGCCGACCAGGGTCACGTCGACCGGGTCGATCATCTCGACGGAGCGCGTGAGCGGATGATCGACGCATACTTCGAATGGCACGCGCGCGGCAAGCGGGTCACGCTGGTATCCGGCACGAATGCTGAGGCGGACGCGATCAACGACGCCATCCAGCAGCGGCGAGTCGATGAGGGAGAGCTCGACAGCCGCGTCTCATGGGGAATGGGGCAGCAGCGCATCCTCGTCGGCGACACGGTCCAGACCCGTCGCAACGACCGGCTAACGGGCCTCGAGAATCGCGCCCAGTGGACCGTGCGTGACATCCGCGACGGGTACGTGCCTCTTATCTCCGTGAGCGACAGCGGCGAGGTGAGGCGTGTCTTCACCGAGTACGCGCGCGAGCACCTGCAACTCGCCTACGCGTCCACCGTCCACGGCGTGCAGGGCGACACCGCCGCTGCGTCGGTGGTCGGGCCGGATGTCGATGCGGCGGGACTCTACGTAGGCCTCACGCGCGGTCGGCTGAGCAACGTCGCGATCGTCGTCGCGCGGACGGATGCCGCGGCCCGCGAGTGCCTCGCCGAGTCCATGCAGCGCGGCACGCCGGAGTTGACGATGCAGGATGCTGTGCGCGCTGCCCAGGCGGAGCTGCGTCGCGCGGCGCGGAACCGGGAGGCGACGATGGCTACGGGGCCAGTGGTTGGGGCGCCGAGTGCGGGGGCGCGGGCTAGGCATGTAGAGCCCACCTCGGGCGATGAAGAGTCCTCGATTCTCCTGGCGCACGCCTCTTCCGTAGCTCTCGCCACCGCCCGCATCGTCCGACGCTATCTCCAGCGGTGTGAGCGTCCCGCGGCTGATCACGTTGCTGAGAGAAGCGACGGTTGTATTTTTGGTTTCTCTTTCAGTAGCATCGCAGTGATGAGCACTACGCCGCCGTATCCCAATGCTCCCATCGCTCTGGCAATCGTGGAACTCCGTGGCCCGGAGTCCCCTCCCCTCACCCGGGCGGAGATCCTTTCTCTGAAGAGGGCAGTGCAATCGACTCTGCCGCTCTTCGCGACGGAGCGAACGCGCGGCTTCTCGATGGAGTTCGGACCGGCTGGTGTCCGACCCGTAGATGGGGGCGAACAAGAACTCGTCAAGTTCATGACCCGGAGCAGGCGGACGTGCGTCACGTTCACGACCACATCGACGATCATCGAGACCACCGACTATAAGGGTTGGAGCGACTTCAAGCGCTTCCTCGAAGTTGGACTATCGGCTCGACAGGACATCGCACCGATGGATGGGCTCGTCAGGCTCGGTATCCGCATCATTGACGAGGTTCGCGTACCGAACAATTCCCGACCCGATTGGGCTGATTGGCTCGACCCGTCGCTCTTGGCGCCTCGGGTCAAGTCGTCAGGTAGTGAGCTACAACTTAAGCAACAGCAGGCGGTGGTGCAATACGGGGGACATGATCGGGGAGAGACCATCACAGTGCGCTATGGCGCCATGGACGGACCCCCAGCAGTCACAAGTGCGCCGAATCTGATTCGGCCGAACCTTCCGGCGCCCGGTTCTTACTTCTTGATCGATACCGACGCGGCTTGGGAGATCACGGACGGGGAGGAATTGCCTGCGGTCACCTCACCGGGTGTCGTCGGTCTCGCCGATAAACTACATGCACCGATGAAGGAAATCTTCGAGAGCTTCATTACCGATCGACTTAGGAAGGAAGTGTTCGCATGACCGACCTGATGGTGTCTGGAACAGGTCAGCGAGGTGTATTTGCGGAACTGCCACAGACTCGACGTTCGGCTTACTTCGTCGATCAGATCGGGGTACTGCATCGCCAGGTGCGCGACCTACACGAGAGCTCGGCCTCCATGCGGCGTGACGCATTGGTCGAGGATCTCGATGCTCGCCAGCAGGAAGCGGCGGCGAGAGACGGCGTCGAGCTGCTGTCCGTGCTGAGCGACTCGGGGCTCGCGTGGCGCGATGTCGCGAAGCTGGCGGGCGTGACAGTGCCGGCAGTGCAAAAGTGGCGTCGTGGCGAGGGCATGAGCGGCGCGAGGAGGCTCGCTCTTGCGCGGATCGTCGCAATGCTCGACATTCTTGGAGAGCATTTCGTCAGCGATCCAGCGTCGTGGTTGGAGATGCCGGTCAAGGATGGGGTCGCGATCTCGAGGCTCCAGCTCCTAGCGCAGGGTCGGTTCGATCTGGTTCTGCTCTTGATTGCAGATGACACCGCTCCCGCGGTCGAAGTCGATCGGATACTTGATGAGTACGACGCCGATTGGCGTTCGACACTCATTGACGATCAGTTCGAAAGTTTCCTCGCAAGCGACGGCGTCGTCTCCATTAAGGTCGCTGCGCAGGCGTGACAGCGAACGACCTGGAGACTCCGGCGTCTCCGGAAGACCTGTATCTCGCCCGCGGGGAAGAGGCGGACGAACTGCGCGACAGGCCCGTCTTCACGGGGGATCTTATGCGTCTCGACGGGCAGAATCTCGTCTGCGTGCTGCAGCACCCGTGCGCCTTCCGCAATGGGAGCAGTCTGGCGACACGGATCCTTGTCGGGGATGTAGCCGTCGCCAGCAACATCCCCAACGACTGGTCGACGGGACATTTCAAGGCGATGTTCCTTCCCGAGGTAGAAGGGGAAGGTAGCGGAGCAGTCCGCGTAAAATTCCAGGACATCCAGATCGTGGAGCCCCAGCAACTGCAGAGCGGTCAGCGAGTTGCGATTCTCTCGGCGTATGGCGTCAATTTGCTCCTGCAGCGCTGGATCCACCACAACGCACGGATCGTCGTCCCAACGTCCCGCCTCGAGACATCGACGGCGGGACCCTTCGACGAAGCTGACCTCATCGGGGACTCTGTTCCCGATCTGGTAGCCAAGGGGATGACGACGAGTGAAGCCCTTGCGTGGATCGAGGCATGGCTAAGCGTCGACCACGGTGGGACAGGAAGCTCACGCCGCGTGGCGCTTGTCTCTCGACAAACTGCCGGCTCGGTCCGTGCGGAGTTGCGCCGGGCGATCATGGCCGTGCTACCCGCGTAGCGCACTGGCGCTGGCCGGCGGGCCCTGGCGGCCGCTGCAACCGATGCGCGTTTGCCCATCGCACGGCGCCTACTAGGGGATTCGTCCACCCGAAGGGCTCCGGTTGCGTATCGCTGAAGTCCTTCGCTGAGAGCCCGGTTGCCGCGGAAACGCCTCGGATTGAGGTGGGGCAACAGCTGACGCCACTTGCGGGCGCGATGCCGACAGTTGTCCACCGATCCCTTCAGTCCCGCTCCCCGCGGAGGGTTCCGTTTGCATTCCGTGCTCGTGACCCGTTCGGGCTAGCTGGTCTAGACCGGGATAGTCCGCCAGATGCGGCGGCTCCGCTTCCGTCCAGCGCCCGAACGCGCATGCAGCAGGGCATCACAGCGAGCTGGCGCTGCGGGCCGCGATGTAGCGAAGAAGCGCACTCAGTAGCGGTGCCTCGCGCGGTGAGATGGACGGCGCGACTTCAGCGAGCCGCGCGATGTCGTTCCGATGGAGCCGCAGTGCTCCAGGAGAGTCGAAGTCGGCGAGTCCTCGCGCGACGGACAAGGCGAACTCGGTAGATGCCCCGCCGAACCTAATATCGGCGTGATGTGCGAGGAGATGCAGTACCTCGTCGGTCATCTGTCGGCTTGTCTCGACGTGGGTTCGGTAGTCCAGTTCCACGCCTTTGGCCGCGCGGAGTATCGCACCCTGGATGACGGGGTCGTTAAAC
This region includes:
- a CDS encoding TIGR04255 family protein, whose translation is MVRGTFQKHSPTRTFRLQKYLDNAENAAYSDAMRGGLERWKRGVESRGVRQAIGYALEGISDAHLQHSPSIDALEAYSAASNSTVSRFIVASGRIGSDELTAGGLRVWLTGHDPITGEERGHQRLSPDADLLLDGTLNHPKSYSIAALLHPELAAEFEALQDRLRDRILLTWQTELNARRGHGGLIREEITRIEVVELRHRRSRALDPHIHRHLWLNIKVLGVDGKWSNLDSRVAMKLHTVVNAEGELATRTDPAWIAALARHGYTLDNTGEIAKLASAIRRVSRRSAQIEGNRARLTAEWSAAHNGSAPSSEVLQQIDRRAWAVSRPNKPTDLDEALWEARVHDEIAAIDPDLTIPRAAISVAATAPHAVALDLLAAQAVVDADERSTSCGGRFSIFDIRAGAIRALSRTGVVAERDRLDGVITEITERATRSAHRLVTDDPPAHVKAFMATETVRAKVRLAGRLDVLARPGRSLLLGELQRFARNEELSTLDASQRVAACAIAGTDGLVTVTGPAGAGKTTMLRAAFGALTSHRRQMLVVAPTRKAASVASREVGAAASSIHALLSGHGYRWGTDEAGAKVWTRLRVGELDPSMGAVYGGPTHYVLRSHDRIVVDEAGMVDLQTANVLVDLAIEQGVGLAFVGDTRQALPVGHAGAMGSAIRHANAAVELDTVHRFRDPDYAALTLRLRDAGDRERALAVAGELADQGHVDRVDHLDGARERMIDAYFEWHARGKRVTLVSGTNAEADAINDAIQQRRVDEGELDSRVSWGMGQQRILVGDTVQTRRNDRLTGLENRAQWTVRDIRDGYVPLISVSDSGEVRRVFTEYAREHLQLAYASTVHGVQGDTAAASVVGPDVDAAGLYVGLTRGRLSNVAIVVARTDAAARECLAESMQRGTPELTMQDAVRAAQAELRRAARNREATMATGPVVGAPSAGARARHVEPTSGDEESSILLAHASSVALATARIVRRYLQRCERPAADHVAERSDGCIFGFSFSSIAVMSTTPPYPNAPIALAIVELRGPESPPLTRAEILSLKRAVQSTLPLFATERTRGFSMEFGPAGVRPVDGGEQELVKFMTRSRRTCVTFTTTSTIIETTDYKGWSDFKRFLEVGLSARQDIAPMDGLVRLGIRIIDEVRVPNNSRPDWADWLDPSLLAPRVKSSGSELQLKQQQAVVQYGGHDRGETITVRYGAMDGPPAVTSAPNLIRPNLPAPGSYFLIDTDAAWEITDGEELPAVTSPGVVGLADKLHAPMKEIFESFITDRLRKEVFA
- a CDS encoding transcriptional regulator, yielding MTDLMVSGTGQRGVFAELPQTRRSAYFVDQIGVLHRQVRDLHESSASMRRDALVEDLDARQQEAAARDGVELLSVLSDSGLAWRDVAKLAGVTVPAVQKWRRGEGMSGARRLALARIVAMLDILGEHFVSDPASWLEMPVKDGVAISRLQLLAQGRFDLVLLLIADDTAPAVEVDRILDEYDADWRSTLIDDQFESFLASDGVVSIKVAAQA